GGGAAGATCATCTGGGGACAGGACAAGGGCGGTCAGCGCCGCGGGCCGGGGGTCTCCAGCGTCAcagaaagaatcacagaatcatccgggttggaaaagaccttgaagatcatccagtccaaccattcgcctccCGCTGACCGTTCTCAACCCCACCGGATCCCCTCAGCGctgtgcgtgtccccccccctctcccctccccgccgccgtgGCCCCCCGGCCAGCACTCACCGCCACCAAAGCTTCGCCCACGCTGGTCAGGACGTCGGGGCGCAGGGAGTGGATGAGCAGCTTCTGCTCGGTCAGCACGGCCACCAGCAGTGCCACCGCGTTGTCAGGGCCCAGGTTCTGCAGCAGCGTCAGGAAGCTGGCGCCGCtgcggggcacggggggggcgGTTGTCACTCGGCCGCCCCACGTCCCCTTCCCGTGACCCCACCAACACCCAGCACCCCCGCGGCAGGGCCCTACCTGAGCGGCAGCGGGGAGGACACGGGCCGGCACAGCAGCAGGTTGTCATACGGGGACAtctgaggggacacggggacacggtgggctcgggggggggggagacaacGGAGAAGTGGggccacacacacccccacagtGACTCACCTGGACCAGGATGCGCGGCCGCTGCGGGGACGGGAAGGGGACGTTGTGCATGAAGTGCGAGATGTGCCTGCAGGCAGAGGGGCCCGTCGGTGGGGGGGACGTGGCAGGGGCCACCCCCCTCTTTACAACTCCCCCTCCCACgccccccaaacctcccctcGCCCGGCGCTCACGTCTCGAGGGGCAGCACGTGGGGCCCCGAGATGGAGTAGCGGTAGATAAACATGAGGAACTTGCGGAAGACGTCGAAGAAAGGCCAGTGGGAGAGGACACAGATGCTCTTGCGGGTCTGGAGCGAGCGCCCGGGCACGGGCCGTCGGTCCACCACGCTCAGCAGCCCCAGGCGCAGGCTCTGCTTCTCCGAGAGCCGCTCCCGCGGAAACGCCTCGTGGAACTGGATGGCCGCCCCGTACACCTGCGTGGGGAGCAAGGCGGGATCCCCCCCTCAACTCTCCACGTCATTTCTCCACCCTCCCCACttctccaaaaaagaaaaaacaaaccccgAGTTctcccccaccccgccccgccccgtgcCATCCTGCCTTGTCACCCGAGGCGCCGGTCAGCACGAAGGTGGAGAAGACGGGCAGCGGGTACTTGGTGTCGGCCGGCCAGCTCTCGATGGTGGCCCCCATGGGCAAGCAGAAAACGGGCACCGATTCGGGCAGGGGGAAGGACTCGCTGTCCTGCTCGGGGTAACGCCCCAGCAGCCCTGGGCGGACAGACAGACAAGCGTCACCTTAtcattttttaggattttttatcaaattgtgtccaggtttgggcacctcaatcccagagagatctggaggggccggagcgagggcagaggagggcgacgaggctggggaagggctggagaatcaatcctgtgaggaggcagggcaggagctgggagtgttcagtgtgaggaggaggaggctgaggggagccctcatccctctctgcagctcctgacgggacattgcagagaggctggggctgggctctgctcccaggggatcagggacaggacaagagggaacggctggaaactgccccaggggagggtcaggctgggcaggaggagaaaatgtttcaccaaagagtggtcagagagcggagggggggagtccccatccctgggggggtttcagggccgttgggatgagctgtggggggatgtggggtaggggagaactttgtagagtcgggctgagggttggactcgctgatcccgaggggcttttccaaccggaatgactctggattctgtgactctgttcCCACCATCCAGCCAAGGAGGGGGAAGGCGGGTACCCAGCAGCCTGCCAAGGCGACCCCCAGCAGGTTgacagccccccccgccccaaaatgGCCACGACAGACCCCACCTGCTTCATAGACCAGCGTGTTGGCCTTGGCCATGGCGATCTTGTAGCAGAGGAACAGCGCAGGGCCCCACTgcaaggagagagcagagaggggggGCGGTCAGCACAGGCCTCACGGCAGCAGCGAGAaggtggggggggacaccccaggaCCCACCATGCTGGTGTTGAGGTTCTTGTCCACCCGGCAGAAGGTGTGGGGGGTGCTCTCGCCCTTGCTGGGGATGATGAGGCAGATGTCAGTGACCCCCAAAGTGTTGTGGCCGTGGGGCTCGGCCGCCCGCCGGTATGTCAGGAAGGTGCGTTGGTGTCCCGGCCCCCCCGAATTCAGATTGGCCGAGCGGCTGTAGGGAGTCGTGTCCAGGATCTTATAGCCCGGCTTCGGGCGGTCTTTGCCCTCGTAGTGCACcctggggggggagaggaggggtcAGGGGGACCCCTGAGGAACTCGTCGCCCTCCCCGGTACATCCCCGCTCCCCACCACTCACCCCAGTTCGATGAGGGGGGGCTTGTCCCGGCCCCGCTTGTAGCATATAAACATCTGGGGGTTGTTGAGCAGCCCGGCGTTGAGGTCAACGGGGTGGCCCGAGGTGGTGGTCTCGATGCAGGTGAAGCCGTGGGGCACCTCCTCGCCCTGGGAGCGGATGATGACGGCCACGTCGGTGATGGGCTCGCTGGGCCGAGCCGGGCGGTGCTGCTGggcctcctcctccagcggcCGCGAGCTCTCCGTCAGCCCGGCCACCACGAAATAATCCACCAGCTGCGGGGGCTTCTCGTCCGACATGGCTCACGGCATCTGCAGAGGGGTtgttggcgggggggggacacacacggtgTGATGGGTGGCCCCCCCTAACTCTACCCTGTGAGCCCACCCGTCCCCGCGAGCGGGGAAAGCTCCTCGGCGCTGGCGGGCTGGCACCGGGGGGTGCCCCACGGCCGAGCTGACGGGGCGAAAGCGCCGGGGACGGGAAGGGAGGAGGCTTCCGGTCACACCGCGAAGCGCAGGGCGAGTGATGGGGAcccccacggcggggggggggcagcaaggAACAGCACCCCCAGCCCGAGCACGGCGGCTGCAGGGGGACACCCCCTTGGGCAGCACCTCTGAGACAGGACCCCCCACCCTGCAGCGCGGGCCGTGCCCCCCCCTCCATCGCGGTGGCTGCACCCCTGGCCCGcaggcagccccgctccccgcctcctgtgcccccccccgccctgtccccagcacccccagcttgCCCGGGCACCGCAGGAGGGGTCCGCGGAGGCCGCCGAGAGCTGCGCAAGGCAGAAAGGGGAAGGAAGCGGGTGACGAGGCCGCCAACACCCacgtcacacccccccccccggctgtcACCCCGCTCTGTGGGGTATCGGGGTGCCACGgccggctctgccccagccccacctTAGGGGGCAGGGGGGCAAAACGGTCCCAAACGCCCAACACGGAGACCCCAAGCAGTGACACCGCGGAGGAGTCACCCTGatcttggggggtggggggtttaCACCCCACTGGTCCTGTGCCAGCAGAGGCTGGAGCTGTCCCCGTCCCCCAGCCGGggaccccgggacccccccagccccaccagtGGCCACTCCGGGGTATTTTTAGCCCAGCGCCACGTGACAACGGCCAAGACGCAGCCCCGATGTAGCTTCCTGCCACCCctctcggcgcgggggggggagaAACCAGTGAGGGGGGGTCCCCAGAGCCAGCCTGtgctcccccacacccccccgtgAGTGCTCCCAGCAGGGTCCCAGAGGACAGGTCCCCTGACCCGCCCTCGTGTCCCCACACCcaccccagtgacccccagcaTGGAAGAGGCAGGGTTtacccggggcgggggggggcaggaactGGCCCCACCGTGGAGCTGCCAAAGGGGAAGCGGCGACTGTGGGGggacacccacacacccccccccctgctcctgccctggccCCATCCCTAGGGCCgctggctgtggggcagccctgccccacggcCCTGCCCCAAAGGCAGGGGAGCAccaggggggggtccccaggcagcagcccctgccccacggctccctgcaccccacagaccccccaccTCGGGCTGCAAAGGCTGGGGTGGAAATGGGGGTGTCAGCCTGggcacctgccccccccccagctggcCCAGTGCACCCTGGACACGAGGTGGCCCCACAGACCCTAGAGCCGGCCCTAGAGACTGCACCGCCAGCCCTACACCCTACACCCGGCCCTATACACCCTACACGGGCCCTACACACCCTATATGGGCCCTACACACCCCATACCCGGCCCTATACACCCCACAGGGGCCCTACACACCCTACACCCGACCCTATACACCCTATATGTGCCCCACGCACCCCATACCCGGCCCTATACACCCTACAGGGGCCCTACACACCCCATACCCGGCCCTATACACCCCACAGGGGCCCTACACACCCTACACCCGACCCTATACACCCTACATGTGCCCCACGCACCCCATACCCGGCCCTATACACCCTACAGGGGCCTTACACACCCCATACCCGGCCCTACACACCCTGCCCACAGGCCCGGCCCCACAGGCCCTAGAGCCGGCCCAGGCCCTACAGCCGCCCCCCACAGGCCCTACAACCAGctccaccgccccccccccggccccggccgggcccgagcagcccccggcctcaccccccccccggccggtacctgcgggccgggccgggccgcgccgctgGGCTCCACCGGGCCGCTACcgcgcgcccgcccggccccgccgccgccgacAGCGACCCCTGGCGGCCGGGAGGACTCTGCACCCCATGGGGgtccgtcccgtcccccccccccaaacctcggatctccccgaccccccccacccccaaaagcGCTACCAGCCCCCTCCCCAACACCCTCAAGAGCTTCAAGGAACCTCCCAAGCTCCCCACGGCCCCCCCGAGCACCCCCAGACACTGCGGGGACCCCATTACCCaccctacacccccccccccccccaataaaggACCCCAGACCAAAGGGCCTggcagagcgggggggggggggggcactggagCAGCTGAACCCCACCCTGTGCTCCCTAAATCCCCCCGGGGGAGCCCACAGGCTCAGGGGGTCCCCCCCAAGCCTCACCCAGGTATGTGTgtatgtgcccccccccccccccgccatgaaATCAGCCACACGCTGTCACAGGGGGCATTTAATTAacatataatatattttaaaaaataataataataataaatcactCTGGCTCCCTCCTGGGTAGGGGGGAACGCGGGTCCTGGGGCCCCAGGTTCCCCCCACCCGCGGACGAGGCCCCCACACGCTCCCCCGGGGGTATTTtgatggggaggaagggggggggggtgtagggggcAAAGTTACAAGTGCTTTCTACACATCCCGTGGGGGTCCCCGGCAGCTGGGTAAagttggggggggctggggggtacATATGGGGcacagctgggtgctggggggagtgGGATTTCTCCTTAAACATGATGATtagccagaaaaaacaaaataaaataaaaatagaagcgGCCCCCCCTACACcaccacccacacacacacacccccaccccccccgggggtTCTACCTACAGGGTTATGTACAGCCACCCCCGGGGTGGGGGAGCACGGGAGCCCCCCCCTCTCCACCGGGGTTTGGGGGTGCCGTGGGGCTGGATGGAGAGCGCCTGGctcacgtgtgtgtgtgtgtccccccccctctcttcttcccaccgGCTCCAGCGTCCCCTGACAGAGGGAGCCAGCGGCGGCCCCACCCTTTAACCAgaaaaagtgggagaaaaaaaaaaaaaaaaaaagtggtggtgGGGGGCGAAGTGGACTCGGGGAGGGGTCAGAGGTGGGGGGCGAGGgtccgcgggcgggcgggggtgctggcagagcccCCCCCTCACTGCAGGCGGTCGGTGCGGAAGGAGTCCTCGACGGCCGGGTCGGTGAGCAGCGCGTAGGGGTCACTCAGCATGTTGAGTCCGTCCAGGGTGAGGGGTTCGATTTTTAAATCCTCCTCCAAGCCCAAAGCTGCCGCGTCCACCTCGAAGCCGGGGACGCCGGCCAGCGCCGTGGCGATCTCCTTGGAGATGCCGGGGGGAGAATCCCCTGTGGggaggggaattaaaaaaaaataataataaataaataaacaaactaaacccccgtcccgtcccggggGTGACGTCCCgcgcagcggcggcggggggctgccggtgcccccCCTGCGCACCCACCCGTGAGGATGATGTTGGGGATGGGGCCGTGGCGGCTGCAGTTGCTCAGATTTTGCCGGTTGAGGACGTGGGGGTCGTAGGTGCCCTCGGTGGGGGGGTAactcagcccccccagctcctcggGGAAACCGCCGCTGTTCCCGGTGGGGCTTTCCCCCATCCCAAACTGCTCGAACTGTGGGGAAAAGGTGGGTTTGGGGACAAATATCCCTCCTGTGCgtgtcctccccatccctgtgtccccccccccggcacacTCACGCTGCCCAAGCCGAAGTCGCtcaggggctgccccagctgctgctgctgctgctgcagggaggcgTTAGGCTGGTACTGGGGGGCGTAGGGGCGGTGCGTGGCCCCGCTCGGTGGCACCGGGGGCCGCgtcggcggggcggggggcaacggcggctgcgggggggacTGCAGGGGCTGGTGCAGGGCTTTCTGGCTCGGCTGGGATTGCAGGAGCAGGCCGGGCTGGCTGTAGGAGTACGGCGGGAGCCGCTGGTCGGCCGGCAGCTTGCTGGTGTCTAGGGGTACCCCCTGGGGAGAGAGCggagacaaaaaacaaaaaaacaaaaaaaaaaaaaaagagggtggggGGTGTCAATCTGTACCCACCTCGGTGCCTGTCAGGATCTGGCCCCTCTGCTCAGTGCCCGAATTTGGGAAATCCCCAGATTTTAACCCCCTCAGCAGCACCCGGCACCGAAACCCTGCGCCCAGCACCCGCTGGGGGCTGATCCCAgctgggatgtgtgtgtgtgtgtgtccccgccaccgtcccgtgtcccccccctcccgaGCGCACGGAGCTCCCTTCCCCAACGGGGAGGGGTCCGTGGGCTGGGCCTGGAGTTTTGGAGGGGGGAGGCAAGAGGCTTCCGTGGCACGTGGCTGAGATGAGGATGGAAAACGAGACACGAGAGAGAAGCGGAGGGAGGAGGAGACGGAGGCGAGCGcacggcgcggggccggcgctgggcGATGGACCATGCATACCTGGGTGATGGAGGACAATGTGGGTGACATTGTTGGTGAGAACTGTTTGGGGTGCTGCCTTCTGGAGTCGCCACCCATTGGGAGGGTGAGGGGGCTGAGCGGGACCCGTCGGCGGGGCGAGGTGTTTATGGCCGCCTGCACCATGGGGGCGTAGGAAGAGCCGCTCAAGCCGGAGGGCAAGCTGGGGTTGCTGGGGGAAGACTGGATGGGCTGGCTGCGGGGGGACGTGGGGAGGGAGGGGTTGCTGAgcgaggaggagagggaggaaggcagggacTGGTTGGAGAGCGAGGAAGGGATGGAGGAACTGCTTTGGGAAGATTGGAGTGAGGGGTTGCTGAGGGAGGACTGGAGCGAGGGGCTGCGCAGGGAGGCCTGGAGGTTGGGATTGCTAAGCGAGGACTGCAGGGACGGGTTACTCAGGGAGCTCTGCATAGGTGAGGTAAGTCCTGTGGggataaaaaaagaagagacaccACCGTTACCCCACGGAAACGCCCCGCGCCCCAGGTTCTCCTCCccgggctgggccaggctggggctcccCGTCTGCCCCCGGGTGGGATGGAAGGTGACGGAGGCGACCAGAACGATGGAGACaagagacaaaaacaaacacgcacacacacacacacaccccccgcggGAACGGGACGGGCGGCGCAGGGTGCTCCGGTGCGGGGAgcggaggcaggagcagggggggctccctgcaggacccccccaccccgctcccagGCTGCGACGGCTCCGTCCCAGGCCTGGAGGGGCCGATCTCGGCCACTGGTGGCTCTGGGATGGTGGCCGGGGGGGTTCCCATttcccccggccccgccgagcaccggctgggggggggctcctgGCTGCAGGGGCCTGTCTCTCGGCTCCCCGGGTGTCTCGGTGGGGCCAGCGCTCACCTGGCGAGTCGTAGCCCGTCGCCAGGCCCATGCTGCTGCTGATGCCCAGGTGCGTCATGGTGTTGGCCAGGTTGCTGGTGCTGTTGCCCCCGCTCAGGCTGGGGTAGGGGGTCTCGTCCGGGTCGAGAGGGGTgggcagcggggaggggaagTGCAGGTTGGTGAGGTCGGGAAGGGAACCGCCCGTGTTGAGGGCTGAGGGGATGAGGGGGACGTTGGCAGGCTGATCCGGGGACGGAAATATGCtgaggggattaaaaaaaaaaaaaaaaaaaaaaaaaaaaaaggagagagacacGCTCAGTGTgggatgctgctgcctcctcctgcatccccctccccagcagccccggccccctCAGCTCCAGCCCCTTTTTGGGCTCAGGCTGCCCCACGGTGTCCCCCCGCCCTGCCCAGGACTTACTGGATCCCAGGGACTTCGCAGGAGCGCGGCCGGGCCGAGGACGACGAGAGCTGCGAAATCCAAGAGGAGGAGTGAAGCGAGGGCGAGATGCCCAACCCGCGCTCCCCGCAAGCCCGGGCGCGAGGGCAGGAAGGAGGCAGAGCCAGCCCGGTGTCGCAAGGCCCCGCGGGCAGGAAGCAGGCAGCACggggcaggggggacacaggggggacTTCCTGGAGGTCCTTCCTCCGTCCGTACCCACCTTCTTGGTGTCCCAGGGCTTCAGCGAGTGCTTGTTGTCGTCGAAGGTCTCTTCGATGGGAGGCACTTGAAAAAGAAACACTGGCGAGGGTGGAGCAGAGGATCAGCGTGGGGAGAGGGGCACAGCCCACTCGCAGCCACCCCGGGGGCAAAGACCGGTTGTGAGTGGGGTGTTGCAGACCCACCCGCCGCAGAGGGGTCCCCGGGAACGGCCCCCCACATCCCCGGATCTTTAGtgggggacacagacacacacggtTCCGTGGCGGGCTCGGTGCCACGCTGCCGGGCACGAGCAGGCACTCACCTTTACTGTCTGTGTCCCCGTCCAGAAAACCTGCAAGAGAGGAGGTGACCGTTAGTGGCAGCACACGGGGACGTGGGGGACATCAGCCAGCACGAGGGTGGGAAGTtgagggaggggggctgctgCGTGACCCCGCTGTGGAGGGACAGGGCTCCACACCGTCCCCTCCGCCGCAGAGTCCTTGAGGGGTGGAAGGGGCCTGGAGGTCCTGGGTGGAGGTGGGGGGGTCATCGGGGTTCCGCTGGGGAAAGTGGGGTGTCGAGGGAGGGGGGACACTCACCGCtgcggcggccgggcggcggggcgcccTGCGAGGGGCCCAGGTAGGCGTCCTGGGGGTTGGGGTTCATCACGCTCGTGTGAAGCGCCGAGTCGGAATTTGTTCTAATTGGGGAAGGTGATCGTTAGACGGGCTGGGGCTTGGCCCTCAccaccccctacccccccaccccaaccccgtttACAGCCCCCCAGAGCCAGCCCCGGCCCTGGGAGGGTGGGCAAGAGCacaaaaaaggggaagaaagggaaggagaacacggctgggggggtgtgtcccTCTGCCAGCACTTCCAGACACACTGGGGGTCGCTCCGGCCCCCGTCTCCTCTGAGGAACAGCTCTGCCACCGCAGCGAAGGCCCCGGAGCTCTTGCTGCCCCCATCACGGGAAAAAACGGGCTCCCCCGGGGACCCTTTGTCTCCCCCGGGGgccctggaggggctggggggcagcagaCCCCGGGATATTACACCCATTGTGTTCCCAATTAGTTGGTCTGAGGCAGAGGAGCGCGGGGAGGGGCTGGGAAAAGGCCGCCCGAGCTAATGACGCGTCCTGGGACCGCACAAGGGGGATATTGTTCAGCTGCGGcgcagctgggaggcaggaagctcccccccccccccggcccatgGGACGCTGCCCCCTCCCGCGCGGGGCCCAGCCGGGGAGCCATGGGCGCCCGCCCGCGGCACGGCCAGGGCCCCGCTGCCGGCACCGAGCCCCGGGAGAGGCCGGTGGTGCTGCCCACACGGCCCACGGGAGACGGAGCCCCGAGTCACCCCGCTGCGGgccagcccggggagggggagaaCCCCAAAGCCCCAATTCTCTGGGGTTGGCAGAAGCAGCTTTGGGGAGCTCCGAGCGGGACCACCTCCCCAAGGCCACCTccaccctgggggtccccccttTCAGCCTGGAGCCCCCTTTCCTTCTCCTGCGGGACTGGAGTTGCTACAACCAGGTCTGTGCCCACCCTAGGGGTCCTGGGGAAGGGCTGGACCTGGCTtagggacagggagagagagaaaacgTTATCAAAAAAATCATTCACCTGTTGAGAGCCGACGGCAGCCTAAATAAATGTCCTTTCTCCATAGGAAAGTTACCCCAGGGCATGGTCCTTTGTAAGGAAAAATAACAGAGTTACTTGGGGGGCAAgggaggggggcacagggtggCCCTGACCCATGGGAGGGAGGGttggcagtggggagggggcagcaggaggcaggcagcttGCTTTTAGGGGGGGGGAAACGCCCCTCAGCACTGGGTCGGGGCTGATCTGTGAcatcctccccctcttcctcgcCTTCACCCCACACACCGTGGCACCGGGCGGCTCGGCCTCGGGGACCCCAAAACCACCGGCCCGTGCAGAGCGCAGCCAAAGTCAgtgctgtgagggctgggggagtaccggggggggtctctggggcaAGGCTGGGGGGTCCCCAGACCACAGGAACCACAGGGCAGAgacccccctccccgccagcagcacccagggaaGCATGACGAGCGAGAGCCAAGC
The nucleotide sequence above comes from Athene noctua chromosome 29, bAthNoc1.hap1.1, whole genome shotgun sequence. Encoded proteins:
- the CRTC2 gene encoding CREB-regulated transcription coactivator 2 isoform X2; this translates as MAAAGAGAGPGPGPGAGSSAGAGASNPRKFSEKIALQKQRQAEETAAFEEVMMEICSTRLQAQKLRLAHSRGPYYSGSLPNVNQIGSGVSDFQGPLHSPLDSTRSTRHHGLVERVQRDPRRMMSPLRRYVRQIDSSPYGPTYLSPPPEPSWRRTMPWGNFPMEKGHLFRLPSALNRTNSDSALHTSVMNPNPQDAYLGPSQGAPPPGRRSGFLDGDTDSKVPPIEETFDDNKHSLKPWDTKKLSSSSARPRSCEVPGIHIFPSPDQPANVPLIPSALNTGGSLPDLTNLHFPSPLPTPLDPDETPYPSLSGGNSTSNLANTMTHLGISSSMGLATGYDSPGLTSPMQSSLSNPSLQSSLSNPNLQASLRSPSLQSSLSNPSLQSSQSSSSIPSSLSNQSLPSSLSSSLSNPSLPTSPRSQPIQSSPSNPSLPSGLSGSSYAPMVQAAINTSPRRRVPLSPLTLPMGGDSRRQHPKQFSPTMSPTLSSITQGVPLDTSKLPADQRLPPYSYSQPGLLLQSQPSQKALHQPLQSPPQPPLPPAPPTRPPVPPSGATHRPYAPQYQPNASLQQQQQQLGQPLSDFGLGSFEQFGMGESPTGNSGGFPEELGGLSYPPTEGTYDPHVLNRQNLSNCSRHGPIPNIILTGDSPPGISKEIATALAGVPGFEVDAAALGLEEDLKIEPLTLDGLNMLSDPYALLTDPAVEDSFRTDRLQ
- the CRTC2 gene encoding CREB-regulated transcription coactivator 2 isoform X1, giving the protein MAAAGAGAGPGPGPGAGSSAGAGASNPRKFSEKIALQKQRQAEETAAFEEVMMEICSTRLQAQKLRLAHSRGPYYSGSLPNVNQIGSGVSDFQGPLHSPLDSTRSTRHHGLVERVQRDPRRMMSPLRRYVRQIDSSPYGPTYLSPPPEPSWRRTMPWGNFPMEKGHLFRLPSALNRTNSDSALHTSVMNPNPQDAYLGPSQGAPPPGRRSGFLDGDTDSKVFLFQVPPIEETFDDNKHSLKPWDTKKLSSSSARPRSCEVPGIHIFPSPDQPANVPLIPSALNTGGSLPDLTNLHFPSPLPTPLDPDETPYPSLSGGNSTSNLANTMTHLGISSSMGLATGYDSPGLTSPMQSSLSNPSLQSSLSNPNLQASLRSPSLQSSLSNPSLQSSQSSSSIPSSLSNQSLPSSLSSSLSNPSLPTSPRSQPIQSSPSNPSLPSGLSGSSYAPMVQAAINTSPRRRVPLSPLTLPMGGDSRRQHPKQFSPTMSPTLSSITQGVPLDTSKLPADQRLPPYSYSQPGLLLQSQPSQKALHQPLQSPPQPPLPPAPPTRPPVPPSGATHRPYAPQYQPNASLQQQQQQLGQPLSDFGLGSFEQFGMGESPTGNSGGFPEELGGLSYPPTEGTYDPHVLNRQNLSNCSRHGPIPNIILTGDSPPGISKEIATALAGVPGFEVDAAALGLEEDLKIEPLTLDGLNMLSDPYALLTDPAVEDSFRTDRLQ